One window of the Pedobacter ginsengisoli genome contains the following:
- a CDS encoding helix-turn-helix domain-containing protein, producing the protein MEKEFNFETISEYNDFNNHETLHPLVSVIDFSKAKERTGSKMNFELYCIFLKDVKCGDLKYGRHNYDYQAGTLVFISPGQTIDVENKIDYYQPVGHGLIFHPDLIRGTSLAKSLSEYNFFSYHTNEALHLSSKERQLVLDLFAKINSELQQSIDKHSKKLIASNIELLLNYCDRFYDRQFITRDMVNKGVLETFEELLNGYFKSEKPYSIGLPSVAYCAEELHFSANYFGDLIKKETGKSAQEFIQAKIIDVAKNKIFDSNKTVNEIAYELGFKYPQHFIRLFKKRVGATPNEYRSLN; encoded by the coding sequence ATGGAAAAGGAATTTAATTTTGAAACGATCAGTGAATACAATGACTTTAATAACCACGAGACACTGCATCCGTTGGTTAGTGTGATAGATTTTTCAAAAGCAAAAGAAAGGACTGGCTCTAAAATGAACTTTGAGCTTTATTGCATCTTTCTTAAAGATGTTAAATGTGGCGACCTTAAGTATGGCCGTCATAATTATGACTATCAGGCAGGCACATTAGTCTTTATATCGCCAGGGCAGACTATCGATGTAGAGAATAAAATAGATTACTATCAGCCCGTAGGGCATGGTTTAATATTTCATCCTGACCTAATCCGCGGAACCTCACTGGCAAAAAGCCTGAGTGAATATAACTTCTTTAGCTACCATACTAATGAAGCCTTGCACCTGTCATCAAAAGAACGTCAGCTTGTACTCGATTTATTTGCCAAGATTAACTCAGAGCTCCAGCAGTCTATCGATAAACACAGTAAAAAGCTCATTGCCTCAAATATTGAATTGCTGTTAAATTACTGCGATCGTTTTTATGATCGTCAGTTTATCACACGGGATATGGTAAATAAAGGTGTTCTAGAGACGTTTGAGGAACTGCTGAATGGTTATTTTAAATCTGAAAAACCTTATTCAATTGGCTTACCTTCGGTTGCTTACTGCGCGGAAGAGCTTCATTTTTCGGCAAATTACTTTGGCGATCTAATTAAAAAAGAAACTGGCAAATCGGCTCAGGAATTTATTCAGGCGAAGATTATTGATGTAGCTAAAAATAAAATCTTTGACAGCAATAAAACTGTAAACGAGATTGCTTATGAACTTGGATTCAAATATCCACAGCACTTTATCAGACTGTTCAAAAAAAGGGTTGGCGCAACGCCAAATGAGTACCGTAGCCTTAACTAA
- the yiaK gene encoding 3-dehydro-L-gulonate 2-dehydrogenase → MRIPFEELKEEFKRILLRLSFPEGTAETCATIFAVNSRDGVYSHGLNRFPVFVNYVEKGLIDPNASPKLLEKNGMVERWDGNSAPGMSNATHCMSRAIELSKQNGIGCVAIKNTNHWMRGGTYGWQAADEGCIGICFTNAIASMPAWGGKASVLGNNPLVIAIPREGGHVVLDMAMSQFSYGKMQEYELKNESLPFPGGYDEHGNLSTDPTIIRKTKLALPIGFWKGSGLALMLDLLVVALSGGNSTGQITASIDETSVSQCFICIRQPNMHAQLINHILEYIKSESGVSSDEKVAYPGERTLQTRLENEKTGIPVNEEIWKQVTAMFK, encoded by the coding sequence ATGCGTATACCATTTGAAGAACTTAAAGAAGAATTTAAAAGGATACTTTTAAGGTTATCGTTTCCTGAGGGGACTGCCGAAACCTGTGCTACAATATTTGCCGTAAACAGTCGCGATGGGGTATATTCTCATGGACTAAACCGATTTCCCGTTTTTGTAAACTATGTAGAGAAAGGCTTGATTGACCCAAATGCATCACCGAAATTACTGGAGAAAAATGGAATGGTAGAGCGTTGGGACGGAAATTCTGCTCCCGGCATGTCTAATGCTACCCATTGTATGAGTAGGGCAATTGAGCTGTCTAAGCAAAATGGAATAGGCTGTGTTGCTATTAAAAACACCAATCATTGGATGCGTGGAGGAACTTATGGATGGCAAGCTGCCGATGAGGGTTGTATAGGCATTTGTTTCACCAATGCAATAGCCAGTATGCCTGCATGGGGAGGCAAAGCTTCTGTGTTGGGTAATAACCCTTTGGTTATAGCTATACCCCGCGAGGGTGGTCATGTGGTATTGGATATGGCCATGTCACAGTTTTCTTATGGTAAAATGCAGGAGTATGAACTAAAAAATGAGTCGTTGCCATTTCCAGGTGGATATGACGAACATGGAAACCTGAGCACAGATCCCACCATCATTCGAAAAACAAAGCTGGCTTTGCCAATTGGTTTCTGGAAAGGCTCAGGCCTTGCATTAATGCTTGATTTGTTGGTTGTAGCATTGAGCGGTGGTAATTCAACAGGCCAAATAACGGCGAGTATAGATGAAACCAGTGTTTCACAATGTTTTATCTGCATTCGTCAGCCAAATATGCATGCCCAATTAATAAACCATATTCTAGAATATATCAAATCAGAATCTGGTGTTAGTTCTGATGAAAAGGTAGCCTACCCAGGAGAACGTACATTGCAAACGCGTCTCGAAAATGAAAAAACAGGTATCCCTGTAAATGAAGAAATCTGGAAACAAGTTACAGCCATGTTTAAGTAA